GCCCGCGAACTGGTGGACGGTCTGCAGGCGCAGCGGGCCGACATCGACGGTCTGCTGCAGCGGACCATCCGCGGCTGGAGCTTTGAGCAGATGGCGCAGACCGACCTGAACATCCTGCGCCTGGCCGCCTACGAGATGAAGTACACCGCCGAGCCGCATCCCCCGGTGATCGAGAGCGCCGTGCGTATTGCCCGCAAGTTCGGGGGAGACGACTCGGGCCGCTTTGTGAACGGGGTGCTGGCGGGCGTGTCCCGCACGCTGCAGACGGCCCCCGCCGCGCCGCAGCCGGAGACCGAACCGCCGGAGTCTGACGGGTGAGCGCGCGGGTCCTGGCCGGCCCGCCCACTGCCGAGGCGCTGCTGCGGGACGCCGCCCAGCGCGCAGGCCGGCTGCCGGCCGTGCCCCATCTGGCCATCGTGCGGGTGGGGGAGGATCCGGCCAGCGTGAGTTACGTGCGCGGCAAGGCGCGCAAGGCCGGGGAGGTGGGGCTGCGCAGCACCGTTCACGTGTTGCCGGAAACCGCGTCACAGGCCGAACTGCTCGCCCTGATCGCCGCCCTGAATACCGACGACGACGTGAACGGCTTGCTGGTGCAGCTGCCGTTGCCTGCCCACATTGCCGAGGCGGCCGTGCTGCATGCCATTGATCCGCGTAAGGATGTGGACGGCTTTCATCCGCTGAACGTCGGCGAACTGTGGGCGGGCCGCCCGTCGCTGACGCCATGTACGCCCGCCGGCATCCTGTTTCTGTTGCGCCACCACGCCATTCCCCTCAGTGGTACGCGGGCTGTGATTGTGGGCCGCAGCTCTCTGGTGGGCCGACCGCTCGCCGCGCTGCTGCTGGAGGCGGACGCCACCGTGACCGTCGCGCACAGCCGCACCCGGGACCTGGGGAGTGTGACGCGCGCAGCCGACCTGCTGGTGGTGGCCGTGGGTCAGCCGGGCCTGATCACGCCGGACATGGTCAAGCCCGGCGCCACCGTTATTGACGTGGGCATCAACCGGGTGGTGGACGCGCAGGGCAAGGGGCATCTGGTAGGCGACGTGCATCCGGACGTGGCCGGGGTCGCCGGGGCGCTGACGCCTGTGCCCGGGGGCGTCGGGCCGCTGACGGTGGCGCAGTTGCTGGCGAACACCGTTCATGCCGCCGAATTGCAGGCCGCCGGTCACCTTCAGAGCGGCACGTCATCCGGGGACCGTGGTGAATTCGTTCGCTGAGCTGATGAGCAACCGCTGGCTGTGGACGGCCATTCTGGCGTCCACCAGCGCGCAGCTCATCAAGGTGTTTCTGATCCTGCTCATTGAACGGCGCTGGCGCCCCGCCGCCTTCATGGAAACGGGTGGCATGCCCAGCAGCCACAGCGCGATGGTCGCGGCCCTGACCACCGGTGTGGCCCTGAGCGAGGGCATGGGCAGTCCTTCTTTTGCCATCAGTGCGGTGTTTGCCCTGATCGTGATGTACGACGCGACCGGCGTGCGCCATGCGAGCGGGCAACAGGGTGCGCTGCTCAATGAGCTGGTTCAGGAGCTGCGCGACGTGGTGCGTGCGGGGTTTGCGCCCCTGCCGGTGCGGGTGCTGCTGGGCCACACCTATCTGGAAGTCCTGATGGGCATTCTGGTGGGCATCGGAGCGGGATTCCTGGCCTTCCGGGTGATCTGAAGCCGCAAATACGGACGCGGACAGCGGAGACCGTAGAGGTCAGCGCTGTCCGCGTCCGGCCCGGTCAGGCCACGCCGCGCAGCGCACCGTCGAGTAGGACCGAGAGCCGGTCACGCGTGAACGGACGCTTGCCCTCCAGCAGGCCTGCAGTTCCGGCGTGCAGGTGCCAGTGCTTGCTGCCGCCCATCAGGCGCATGCTGACGTTCTTGAGGTCCACATGCCGGGGGCTGACCGCCGCCACGAGCAGCGGCTGGCCCGCCACGCCCACGGCCACGCTCATCACCGTGGTCGGCAGGTCGTAGGGCCGCTCCATGCGGTAGATGTAGTCCGGAAAGTCGGCCACCTTCTCGAAGGTCAGCCCGCGCGAGGCGGCCTCGGCCTCCAGCCAGCCGAGCAACTCTATCCACTGCGTGTACAGCGCCGAATCGGGTGCATGTGCCATGTGGGCTCAGCATAGCGCAGCCCCCCACCGCCCGGTGACTCTGGCACTCCGCAATTTGGCGGATGCGGACCGGGGGAAGCCTGAGGATACTGGACAGTCATGCAAAGAATCATCGTCATCGGAACCACCGGCAGCGGCAAGACCACCCTGGCGCGGAACATCGCCGGGCGGCTGCGCCTGCCGCATGGAGAGCAGGATGCCTGGAACCACGGTCCCGGCTGGCAGCCCGCGCCGGAGGCGGACTTCCGGGCGGCGGTGGACGCCTTTACCTCGGGGCCAGCGTGGGTGATGGACGGCAACTACCGCAAGGCGCGTGACATCGGCTGGGCACGGGCCGACACGCTGGTGTGGCTGGATTATCCGGGGCAGCTGGTGTTCTGGCGGTTGCTCACCCGGACCGCGCGGCGCGTTGTAGGACGGCAGGAACTGTGGAACGGCAACCGCGAGACGCTGCGCGGAGCCTTCGAGGCCGACGCCCCGCTGCGCTGGTTTTTCCGGACCCACTGGCACCGGCGGCGGGAAACGCCGGAGCTGACCACCGGGTTCCCGCACCTGACCGTGATCCGGCTGCGCTCGGCGTGTGAAACCCGGCGCTGGCTCCAGAACCTTTAGCCCTGCAGCACAATCCGCCCGCCTGCCGCGTCCAGCGTGATGGCCCCGCCCGGATACTCCTCGCCGCTCAGCGCGTCGCGCCACGGGCCTGCCGGCAGCGTCAGAGAGACGGGATGGGGCTGCGTCCGCCGGCTGGCCAGCACGGCGGCCCGCTCAGGGCGCCCGTCCGGGTGGGTGTACTCGCGCAGAAAAGCCACGGCGTCCGCCTCGGCGTGCAGGAACCTCAGGGTTCCCTCCTGCAGCACATGGGTGTCGCGGCGCAGGTGAATCAGGGACCGGACCTTGCCGCGCAGCTCGGTGTCCCACCGCTCCTCATCCCACGGCATCGGTTCGCGGCACCACGGCATGTTGCCGGGGCGGCTTTGCGTGACGCCCACCTCGGAGCCGTAGTAGGTGCAGGGCACGCCGGCGTAGCCCATCAGCAGCGTGTAGGCGGCCAGAAACCGGGTCCGGTCGTTTCCGATCCGGAACAGCGCCCGCCCGATGTCGTGGGATTCGAGCAGGTTGAACATGCTCAGGGCCACCTGGGGCGGCAGGGCGTGATAGGCGTCCCACAGCATGTCGGCCAGCTCGGTGCCGTCCAGGCGGCTGGGCTCCCCGTAATAGGTGGCTCCCGCGAGCCACTGCATCACCGGCAGGCCGAAGCCGTGGTAATTCATGCTCGCGTCCTCGCCCTGGCCGTCCAGCGCGTGTTCGGGATCGAAGAAGCGTTCGCCGAACACGTAGGCGTCAGCGCGCTCCTCACGCGCCGCCCGCTTCAGGGTGCGGTGCAGCGGCAGGTTGTCCTCATCGGTGCCGCCTGCGCCGATCATGTGGGCGACGTCCAGCCGCCAGCCCGCCGCCCCCCGGCGCAGCCAGTGGCGCACCACGCTTTCCTCGCCGCTCAGGAATTCCTGCACGGCGTACTCGTTGCGGTAGTCGATCTTGGGCAACGTCGGCACGTCGAAAAACGAGTGGTACGGAGGCTTGCCCGCCTCGTCGCGCCACGTGAACAGGGCGCGCTCGGGGGCGTCCTCGCGCTCCAGCGCGGCTTTAAAAAGCGCATTCTCGTTGCCCAGGTGGTTGAACACGCCGTCCAGCACGATCTTGACCCCTGCAGCGTGTGCCGCGCCCGCCAGCTCGTCCCAGGCCGCGTCGCCGCCCAGGTGGGGGTCCACGTGGCGGTAATCGGTGATGTCGTAGCGGTGGTTGCTGGGCGAGACGAAGATGGGGGTCAGCCACAGCGCTCCCACGCCCAGGTCGGTCAGGTAGGGCAGCGCCGCCGTGATGCCGTTCAGGTCGCCGCCGTAATGGCCGTGAATGTCGCCCCAGGCGTCCACCGGATGATCCCACGGCACGTGCTCGACCTCGCGGCCCGCGTAGTTGTATTCGCCGGTCTGGACGTCGTTGCTGGGATCTCCATTGCGGAAACGGTCGGGAAAGATCTGGTAGAACACGCACTTCCAGGCCCACTCGGGCGCCTTGTAGCCGGCAAGGTACTGAAACCAGTTGCGAAAGCCGCGCCGGGTGTGGTGCAGGCCCAGGGCTGTGAGGTTCAGGTGGTCGTCCGCGAGGTCCAGCTGCCACGCGTAGCGCACCCGCGCGTCGTGGACTGGCAACTCGGCCTCGAACCAGCGGCCCTCGCCGCTCAGCTCCGTCACCTCGTGCGCCGGGGCCGTCTCGATCTCGCCCACCCGCACGAACCTCAGCGTCACCGCCGTCACCGGCAGGGTGGTCCGCATCCGCACCCGCACCGTCTCGCCCCTTGCCGCTCCCAGCCGCGCGGTGTAGGCAGGGGAGTGGTCGTGCTGCGCTTCCAAAGTCATGATCGTCATTTCCTGGGTCCTCCAAAAGCCCTTCCGGCACGGCCTCCTGCGCATACGGGGATGCGGGGAGGTCGTGCCGGAAGGGCAAGCGTTGCCTGTGGTTTGTCGGCCCCCAGTGTGGAGGGCCAGTTGCGGGAGGTCAAGGGCCCGGCTGCGGCCACGGGCAGTTGGGAATACGCTTGTAATCCTGCCTTCTACATGTAACACTTTCCGTGTTCAAAAATTCTTCATCTTGCAGCCGACCGCGGCGCTGGCC
Above is a genomic segment from Deinococcus aerophilus containing:
- the nusB gene encoding transcription antitermination factor NusB; translation: MTRRREKAAQPVGTRRAAREFAFRTLFEADRGDLPLDAVFNRAEGSMRDGDDTFPRLKEEALTFARELVDGLQAQRADIDGLLQRTIRGWSFEQMAQTDLNILRLAAYEMKYTAEPHPPVIESAVRIARKFGGDDSGRFVNGVLAGVSRTLQTAPAAPQPETEPPESDG
- a CDS encoding bifunctional 5,10-methylenetetrahydrofolate dehydrogenase/5,10-methenyltetrahydrofolate cyclohydrolase, translating into MSARVLAGPPTAEALLRDAAQRAGRLPAVPHLAIVRVGEDPASVSYVRGKARKAGEVGLRSTVHVLPETASQAELLALIAALNTDDDVNGLLVQLPLPAHIAEAAVLHAIDPRKDVDGFHPLNVGELWAGRPSLTPCTPAGILFLLRHHAIPLSGTRAVIVGRSSLVGRPLAALLLEADATVTVAHSRTRDLGSVTRAADLLVVAVGQPGLITPDMVKPGATVIDVGINRVVDAQGKGHLVGDVHPDVAGVAGALTPVPGGVGPLTVAQLLANTVHAAELQAAGHLQSGTSSGDRGEFVR
- a CDS encoding divergent PAP2 family protein, which codes for MSNRWLWTAILASTSAQLIKVFLILLIERRWRPAAFMETGGMPSSHSAMVAALTTGVALSEGMGSPSFAISAVFALIVMYDATGVRHASGQQGALLNELVQELRDVVRAGFAPLPVRVLLGHTYLEVLMGILVGIGAGFLAFRVI
- a CDS encoding NADH-quinone oxidoreductase subunit 15 produces the protein MAHAPDSALYTQWIELLGWLEAEAASRGLTFEKVADFPDYIYRMERPYDLPTTVMSVAVGVAGQPLLVAAVSPRHVDLKNVSMRLMGGSKHWHLHAGTAGLLEGKRPFTRDRLSVLLDGALRGVA
- a CDS encoding adenylate kinase, with protein sequence MQRIIVIGTTGSGKTTLARNIAGRLRLPHGEQDAWNHGPGWQPAPEADFRAAVDAFTSGPAWVMDGNYRKARDIGWARADTLVWLDYPGQLVFWRLLTRTARRVVGRQELWNGNRETLRGAFEADAPLRWFFRTHWHRRRETPELTTGFPHLTVIRLRSACETRRWLQNL
- a CDS encoding alpha-amylase family glycosyl hydrolase → MTIMTLEAQHDHSPAYTARLGAARGETVRVRMRTTLPVTAVTLRFVRVGEIETAPAHEVTELSGEGRWFEAELPVHDARVRYAWQLDLADDHLNLTALGLHHTRRGFRNWFQYLAGYKAPEWAWKCVFYQIFPDRFRNGDPSNDVQTGEYNYAGREVEHVPWDHPVDAWGDIHGHYGGDLNGITAALPYLTDLGVGALWLTPIFVSPSNHRYDITDYRHVDPHLGGDAAWDELAGAAHAAGVKIVLDGVFNHLGNENALFKAALEREDAPERALFTWRDEAGKPPYHSFFDVPTLPKIDYRNEYAVQEFLSGEESVVRHWLRRGAAGWRLDVAHMIGAGGTDEDNLPLHRTLKRAAREERADAYVFGERFFDPEHALDGQGEDASMNYHGFGLPVMQWLAGATYYGEPSRLDGTELADMLWDAYHALPPQVALSMFNLLESHDIGRALFRIGNDRTRFLAAYTLLMGYAGVPCTYYGSEVGVTQSRPGNMPWCREPMPWDEERWDTELRGKVRSLIHLRRDTHVLQEGTLRFLHAEADAVAFLREYTHPDGRPERAAVLASRRTQPHPVSLTLPAGPWRDALSGEEYPGGAITLDAAGGRIVLQG